In Phocoena phocoena chromosome 19, mPhoPho1.1, whole genome shotgun sequence, a genomic segment contains:
- the CASC3 gene encoding protein CASC3, producing the protein MADRRRQRASQDTEDEESGASGSDSGGSPARGGGSCSGSAGGGGSGSLLSQRGGRAGALHLRRLESGGAKSAEESECESEDGIEGDAVLSDYESAEDSEGDEGEYSEEENSKVELKSEANDAANSSAKDEKGEEKPDTKGTVTGERQSGDGQESTEPVENKVGKNGPKHLDDDEDRKNPAYIPRKGLFFEHDLRGQTQEEEVRPKGRQRKLWKDEGRWEHDKFREDEQAPKSRQELIALYGYDIRSAHNPDDIKPRRIRKPRFGSPPQRDPNWIGERPNKSHRHQGPGGTLPPRTFINRNAVGTGRMSAARNYSRSGGFKEGCAGFRPVEAGGQHAGRSGETVKHETSYRSRRLEQTPVRDPSPEADAQVLGSPEKEEAAPEIPNPAPDTAPPAPDRPIEKKSYSRARRTRVKAGDAVKVAEEVPPPPEGLTPAPPVPETTPPPPAKTGNWEAPVDSTTGGLEQDVAQLNITEQNWSPGQPSFLQPRELRGMPNHIHMGAGPPPQFNRMEEMGVQGGRAKRYSSQRQRPVPEPPAPPVHISIMEGHYYDPLQFQGPIYTHGDSPAPLPPQGMIVQPEMHLPHPGLHPHQTPAPLPNPGLYPPPVSMAPGQPPPQQLLAPTYFSAPGVMNFGNPSYPYAPGALPPPPPPHLYPNTQAPSQVYGGVTYYNPAQQQVQPKPSPPRRTPQPVTIKPPPPEVVSRGSS; encoded by the exons ATGGCGGACCGGCGGCGGCAGCGCGCTTCGCAGGACACCGAGGACGAAGAATCTGGTGCTTCCGGCTCAGACAGCGGCGGTTCCCCGGCGCGGGGCGGCGGGAGCTGTAGTGGTAGCGCTGGAGGCGGCGGCAGTGGCTCTCTCCTTTCCCAGCGCGGAGGCCGAGCCGGGGCCCTTCATCTGCGGCGGTTGGAGAGCGGGGGCGCCAAGAGCGCTGAGGAGTCGGAGTGT gaGAGTGAAGATGGCATCGAGGGCGATG cTGTTCTCTCGGATTATGAAAGTGCAGAAGACTCAGAA GGTGATGAAGGGGAGTACAGTGAAGAGGAAAACTCCAAAGTGGAGCTGAAATCAGAAGCCAATGATGCTGCTAATTCTTCAGCAAAAGAcgagaagggggaagaaaagccTGATACCAAAGGCACTGTGACtggagagaggcaaagtggggaTGGACAG GAGAGCACAGAGCCTGTGGAGAACAAAGTTGGTAAAAATGGCCCTAAGCATTTGGATGATGATGAAGATCGGAAGAACCCAGCATACATACCCCGGAAAGGGCTCTTTTTTGAGCATGATCTTCGAGGGCAGACTCAGGAGGAGGAAGTCAG ACCCAAGGGACGTCAACGAAAGCTGTGGAAGGATGAGGGTCGCTGGGAGCATGACAAGTTTCGGGAAGATGAACAGGCTCCAAAGTCCCGACAGGAGCTCATTGCTCTTTATGGCTATGATATCCGCTCAGCTCACAATCCTGATGACATCAAACCCCGAAGAATTCGGAAACCCAG GTTTGGGAGTCCTCCACAAAGAGATCCAAACTGGATTGGGGAGCGGCCAAATAAGTCCCATCGCCACCAGGGTCCTGGGGGCACCTTACCACCAAGGACATTTATCAACAGGAATGCTGTAGGTACTGGCCGCATGTCTGCTGCCAGGAATTACTCTCGATCTGGAGGCTTCAAGGAAGGTTGTGCTGGTTTTAGGCCTGTGGAAGCTGGCGGGCAGCATGCTGGCAGGTCTGGTGAGACTGTTAAACATGAGACCAGTTACCGGTCACGGCGCCTGGAGCAGACTCCAGTAAGGGATCCATCTCCAGAAGCAGATGCTCAAGTGCTTGGCAGTCCTGAGAAGGAAGAGGCAGCCCCAGAGATACCAAATCCTGCTCCTGACACTGCACCACCAGCTCCTGACAGACCTATTGAGAAGAAATCCTATTCCCGGGCAAGAAGAACCAGGGTCAAAGCTGGAGATGCAGTCAAGGTTGCAGAGGAGGTGCCCCCTCCACCTGAAGGGCTGACCCCAGCACCTCCAGTCCCAGAAACTACGCCTCCTCCGCCTGCTAAGACTGGGAACTGGGAGGCTCCAGTGGATTCTACTACAGGTGGACTTGAACAAGATGTGGCACAACTAAATATAACAGAACAGAATTGGAGCCCAGGGCAGCCTTCATTCCTGCAACCACGTGAGCTTCGGG GTATGCCCAACCACATACACATGGGAGCAGGACCTCCACCTCAGTTTAACCGGATGGAAGAAATG GGTGTCCAGGGTGGGCGAGCCAAACGCTATTCATCTCAACGGCAAAGACCTGTGCCGGAGCCGCCTGCCCCTCCTGTGCACATCAGTATCATGGAGGGACATTACTATGATCcat TGCAGTTCCAGGGACCAATCTATACCCATGGTGACAGCCCTGCCCCACTGCCTCCTCAGGGCATGATTGTGCAGCCAGAAATGCACCTTCCCCACCCAG gtttacatccccaccagacACCGGCACCTCTGCCCAATCCAGGCCTCTATCCCCCACCAGTGTCCATGGCTCCAGGACAGCCACCACCTCAGCAGTTGCTTGCTCCTACCTACTTTTCTGCTCCAGGCGTCATGAACTTTGGTAATCCCAGTTACCCTTATGCTCCAGGGGCACTGCCTCCCCCCCCACCGCCTCATCTATATCCTAACACACAG GCCCCATCGCAGGTATATGGAGGAGTGACCTACTATAACCCCGCCCAGCAGCAGGTGCAGCCAAAGCCCTCCCCACCCCGGAGGACTCCCCAGCCAGTCACCATCAAGCCCCCACCACCTGAG GTTGTAAGCAGGGGTTCCAGTTAA